A region of the Micropterus dolomieu isolate WLL.071019.BEF.003 ecotype Adirondacks linkage group LG10, ASM2129224v1, whole genome shotgun sequence genome:
accttctcgctttcttttctccaagtaatatccagttttgtccggtttttacataaatatgaagtcgtagtccgacagagctaacaatgctaacaacaacactggaaacagatgtgcacggaagctagctgctgagaagcgccagtgaagataaatcaacgttgtaatcccaaaaactatagtaaaaagctaatttaataaaagcagtttactccgagctcctcccagGAGTAAACGGCGTCGTTgacagagcataatccagtccgactacaggtatttatttgtccaaaagttgcagcgctgctccctgctcctctcccccaagtttagcagctctctgCCAGCCAGCAAATTTTCAATCCCCTGCTCTGCCCGGCCCTCTTCACACATCGTTCTGAAGCCatcggtgacgtacggacaatctcaacactgataggctatcgcagACCCGGCGCCAGACACAAATTCAAAGACGGGCATTACATTTTTTCGGAGGGGGCATTGAGATCAACCTCATTGCAACCTTAACTATTAATTAAATCTACAAAAAAATGAAGAATAATTAGTATAGGCTACCACTCTATTGACACAATAGAGGAGCAGACAGTTAAAGTATCCGTTCTATTGCCTACTTAAGCAGTCTAAACACacgttttatttattgtttgttattatgtCCTATAGATTTGGATTTATCTTttcttatattttgttttttaaatggcagGAACTTTAGAATAGTACACAATATAACCAAAAGGTAGTCAAATTCACCTCCAACAactttaaacagaaaaataaaataaaactaggtTTAATCAAAGTGCTATTTACCGTTGTAGGCCTAGACTAACTATGTTTTCACCATGCTCGGACAAGGACTAAAGCctgcataaaataaaataggttTAGGCCTACTCACCATTAGTAGAGCGGTAGGCGACATTGTGCAACCACTCATCCCTGAACTTTTTGGTTAAGTCCTTTTCAAATGCCAACTTAATTAAATTGGCCTTGCGTCGATGAAGCATGCTAAGGCGATGCTCGGTGAGGATTTTCTTTAATGTGGTGTTCTCACAGAGTGCCGTGCTTGCGCCAAAGGTCAAAGCATGTTTAAGCGCCGTCATCACACTTGGCATTGCTACGAGAGGTTTTTGAAAGTGTTGTAGAAGTTTTTTCATTGTCCATTTACCACCGCTGGCTGGAGATGAGTCCTTCATTTGCATGCTTAGGAACTGGTGAGCCACTGTGTATTCAGACTCTACAATTGGTGTATTAGTAAGGTCCAGCAAAGGTTTCACTTTTGACACATCTAAGAAAGCAGAATCCTCTGGGTCCAGAGACCTGAGCACATCCATCAGCATACAGTTGCGCTCCCCAAAGCGCTCCTTCATTTCCCCGCAAACTGCATCGTTACAACTGAAATACATCCTGCGTAGCTCGGTTTCGTCGCTGGGATCTTCGTGTACATTACACTCCTCGACTACATACATAGTCAAGGATGTGTTTAGTGTGCCTCGTCTCTTATTTGGCACAGGCTCTGCTGTTTCATCCTTGCAGATCCATGTCTTCTCGCTGTTAGGGGGGTTGAGATATGATAAGTGTGCACCACCTCGGCAATGAACCTAAAGCTGGGTTCAGACATGGCCCGTAGTAAACCAGCTGCTTCAACTCGCACATCTGCTCCATAGGCTGTGGTGCTGTTGATTTCTCGAATCATCAAATGATCTCAGAATAACAGAGACCATGCCCAAATGACCAGTCCAACGTTGCTCTAGGAGGCGTTTCAACGTCTCTCCTTTGTAGAGAATGGCAACGGTAGGTTTTCTGCAGAATTTGTAGAGCATGTTGCACATAGTAAAAAAGTCTACCAAAGCTTGCTTTGCTGCCAAAGCATGGGTGACTACCAAATGCAATTGGTGGTTGAAACAATGGACATATGGTATGTCTCGGTGCAGCTTTTGTTGGAGACGTTTTTGCACCCCTCCAAGTTTACCCGACATCAGAGAGGCGCCATCATATACCTGACTGATGATTTTCCCAGAACTCAGTCCTGCTTTTCTTCAATGATcatgtcagtcagtgtttc
Encoded here:
- the LOC123978021 gene encoding uncharacterized protein LOC123978021, encoding MYVVEECNVHEDPSDETELRRMYFSCNDAVCGEMKERFGERNCMLMDVLRSLDPEDSAFLDVSKVKPLLDLTNTPIVESEYTVAHQFLSMQMKDSSPASGGKWTMKKLLQHFQKPLVAMPSVMTALKHALTFGASTALCENTTLKKILTEHRLSMLHRRKANLIKLAFEKDLTKKFRDEWLHNVAYRSTNGRVTGETKDR